The Methanothrix soehngenii GP6 genome has a window encoding:
- a CDS encoding DUF447 domain-containing protein has translation MFYGKEALDELGILEGINEIIATTETGGRVNAAPLGIIRSEDSLYIRLFLGTHTYENILTRKWFVANVTHDAWIFAETALEDLPQEYFTHCDGLPILKDTEAWLLFKCDPFASDIIIANIEPVKGELLRKDFRAVNRGANLVVEAAVAATRYMSLRSDNYFEELMKTQRIINRCGNPREREAMERLMDRIDNFAHKR, from the coding sequence ATGTTCTATGGCAAAGAGGCTCTTGATGAGCTGGGAATACTGGAGGGCATAAACGAGATAATTGCCACCACAGAGACAGGTGGCAGAGTAAATGCTGCTCCTTTAGGAATTATCAGGAGTGAGGATAGCCTATATATCCGCTTATTTTTAGGAACTCACACCTATGAGAATATCCTCACCAGGAAATGGTTTGTGGCCAATGTCACCCACGATGCCTGGATCTTCGCGGAGACAGCTTTAGAGGACCTGCCCCAGGAGTACTTCACGCATTGCGATGGCCTGCCGATTCTAAAAGATACTGAGGCCTGGCTGCTATTCAAGTGCGATCCCTTCGCTTCGGATATCATAATCGCCAATATCGAGCCGGTAAAAGGGGAGCTATTGAGAAAGGACTTCCGGGCAGTCAACCGGGGAGCCAACCTGGTAGTAGAAGCAGCGGTAGCTGCCACCAGATATATGTCCCTTCGAAGCGATAATTATTTCGAGGAGTTGATGAAGACCCAGAGGATAATAAACCGCTGCGGCAACCCCAGAGAGAGAGAGGCGATGGAGAGGCTAATGGACCGGATCGATAACTTCGCCCATAAGAGATAG
- the radB gene encoding DNA repair and recombination protein RadB, whose amino-acid sequence MSTLERLPVGCQSLDLLLGGGFESGIITELYGESGSGKSNIVLQLAVAAVARGFRVIFIDTEGFSAERFKQIAGPGAADIAAKIMIFEPMSLEQQAMAIREASKIAGRDLGLVILDSATSLYRMLLEAEDSRPARRALTVQLSELQEIARRHRIPVVITNQVYTDIESNSLRPLGGTYLEHMCKAIIFLEKAGEGLRRARLMKHRSLPENRTAEFRLTARGLE is encoded by the coding sequence ATGAGTACCCTTGAACGTTTGCCTGTAGGCTGTCAGAGCCTGGACCTCCTTCTGGGCGGAGGATTTGAGTCGGGCATAATCACTGAGCTCTATGGTGAATCGGGATCAGGGAAGAGCAACATCGTCCTGCAGCTGGCGGTGGCTGCGGTGGCCAGGGGCTTTCGGGTGATCTTCATCGATACGGAGGGCTTCTCCGCTGAGAGGTTCAAGCAGATTGCCGGACCTGGTGCTGCAGATATAGCGGCCAAGATAATGATCTTCGAGCCCATGAGCCTCGAGCAGCAGGCAATGGCCATCAGGGAGGCATCAAAGATCGCAGGAAGGGATCTGGGGCTGGTTATTCTTGATTCGGCGACGTCTCTTTACCGCATGCTCCTGGAGGCGGAGGACAGCCGGCCTGCCCGTCGAGCTCTGACCGTCCAGCTCTCGGAGCTGCAGGAGATCGCCCGGAGGCACAGGATTCCTGTGGTCATAACCAATCAGGTCTATACCGATATCGAGAGCAACTCCCTTCGGCCATTAGGCGGCACATATCTGGAGCACATGTGCAAAGCGATAATATTTCTAGAAAAGGCCGGAGAGGGCCTGCGGAGAGCACGGCTGATGAAGCACCGCTCCCTGCCGGAAAATAGAACTGCAGAGTTTCGTCTGACCGCCCGGGGCCTGGAGTGA
- the rimI gene encoding ribosomal protein S18-alanine N-acetyltransferase, whose protein sequence is MWPEELFERQHDDGIKEAVLKDAVIIRRMSASDLNAALEIDREVFGGYDPNIFAAFYEYHPATTLAAKVNGELAGFVLGFKHAPFEGRVFWLAIRPRYQGRGIGMRLMLAVLKSFRNLGALGATLEVRVSNRKAQSLYSNLGFQIRGICPSYYSDGEAAFIMKARL, encoded by the coding sequence ATGTGGCCAGAGGAGCTATTCGAAAGGCAGCATGATGACGGCATAAAAGAAGCGGTCCTGAAAGATGCGGTGATCATAAGGAGAATGAGTGCCAGTGATTTAAATGCAGCTCTAGAGATCGACCGAGAGGTCTTTGGAGGCTATGACCCGAACATATTCGCCGCTTTTTACGAGTACCATCCTGCCACAACACTTGCCGCAAAGGTGAACGGGGAACTGGCAGGCTTCGTCCTGGGATTCAAGCATGCTCCCTTCGAAGGTCGGGTCTTCTGGCTGGCAATAAGGCCGCGATATCAGGGCCGAGGGATAGGCATGAGGCTGATGCTGGCCGTCCTCAAGTCCTTCCGCAATTTAGGAGCACTGGGTGCTACTCTTGAGGTAAGAGTCAGCAACAGGAAGGCTCAATCTCTTTATTCCAACCTGGGATTTCAGATAAGAGGCATCTGTCCCTCTTACTACTCCGATGGAGAGGCAGCATTTATCATGAAGGCCCGCCTTTAG
- a CDS encoding PDDEXK nuclease domain-containing protein — protein sequence MKDEERSYRGQLHDDASFPVAAGHKEMPESYAVFIGEIKERIQKERLRVVMSANSSMVLLYWDIGRTIIDRQEKEGWGAKVIDRLSADLREAFPDMQGLSPRNLKYMRAFAAAWPDREIVQEVLAQITWYHNIALLEKVADSQVRLWYAKKGLEEGWSRSVLVMQIERKLHDRQGKALNNFNLTLLPGDSDMAAQIFKDPYLFDFLGTADPRREREVEKGLIDHIQRFLLELGEGFAFVGRQVHLEFATKDYYLDLLFYHLKLRSYVVVELKSVSFDPGFVGTLNMYLSAVDDLLRHPDDKPSIGLLLCRKGSRIEVEYALRGIQKPMGVAGWETKLVKTLPEELQSKLPSVAEIEAELTWDENEGA from the coding sequence TTGAAGGACGAGGAGCGAAGTTATCGTGGGCAACTGCATGACGACGCATCTTTTCCGGTGGCAGCAGGACATAAAGAGATGCCAGAAAGCTATGCCGTGTTCATTGGTGAGATCAAAGAACGCATACAGAAGGAACGTTTGCGCGTGGTCATGTCCGCCAACTCCTCGATGGTGCTTCTTTATTGGGACATCGGGCGGACTATCATTGATCGTCAGGAAAAGGAAGGATGGGGGGCAAAGGTCATTGACCGGCTTTCAGCAGATCTGCGAGAGGCATTTCCTGACATGCAGGGGCTATCGCCAAGAAATCTGAAATACATGCGCGCATTTGCTGCTGCGTGGCCCGACCGGGAGATTGTGCAAGAGGTGCTTGCACAAATCACTTGGTATCATAATATTGCTCTTCTGGAAAAGGTAGCAGATTCACAAGTCCGCCTCTGGTATGCGAAGAAAGGACTGGAAGAAGGCTGGAGCCGCAGTGTACTGGTAATGCAGATCGAACGCAAGCTACATGACCGGCAGGGCAAGGCACTAAACAATTTTAACCTCACACTGCTGCCTGGCGATTCCGATATGGCCGCTCAGATATTCAAAGATCCATATCTGTTTGACTTCCTTGGAACTGCCGATCCACGCCGGGAGCGAGAAGTGGAAAAAGGGCTGATAGACCACATCCAGCGCTTCCTCCTGGAGCTTGGAGAAGGATTTGCCTTTGTGGGAAGACAGGTTCACCTCGAATTCGCAACTAAGGACTATTACCTTGACCTATTATTTTATCATCTGAAGTTGCGCTCCTACGTAGTGGTTGAATTGAAATCTGTTTCTTTTGATCCCGGATTTGTGGGAACTCTTAACATGTATCTTTCAGCGGTTGATGATTTGCTCCGCCACCCAGATGATAAACCAAGCATTGGACTCCTGTTATGCCGCAAAGGAAGCAGGATCGAGGTCGAATACGCCCTGCGTGGAATCCAAAAGCCGATGGGTGTTGCAGGCTGGGAGACAAAGCTTGTGAAGACTCTGCCTGAAGAGCTGCAGAGCAAACTGCCAAGCGTGGCCGAGATCGAGGCTGAACTGACCTGGGATGAAAATGAAGGGGCCTGA
- a CDS encoding restriction endonuclease subunit S, with protein sequence MEEEQSRGSATSFEDQEILRGAGGMSWPRKKLELLAADEPYSFVGGPFGSKLTSRDYSDQGIPVIRGSNLNNGRFLDMNEFVYVSDSKVRKDLSGNLAKPGDLVFTQRGTLGQVAIIPKEGISDRYVVSQSQMKLTVDDTKADQFFLYYYFSSREVIDRITNFTSSSGVPHINLTVLRNFEIPVPPLEIQKSIASILSAYDDLIENNRRRIQLLEQAARLLYREWFVHLRFPGHEHVRIMDGVPEGWERKTAFDEMDILSGGTPKTGVPDYWNGDIPFFTPKDSMDYAYALATEKRLTEEGLRNCNSKLYPKDTIFITARGTVGKINLAQTAMAMNQSCYALIGKPPLNQYYLYFALVDGVEQFRSRAVGAVFDAIIRETFNQIPFIVPDDKIIQSFTEHVVPIIKQIDVLSTEIRMLTQARDLLLPRLMNGEIKI encoded by the coding sequence ATGGAAGAGGAACAATCCAGGGGGAGTGCGACCAGCTTCGAAGATCAAGAAATACTTCGAGGAGCTGGGGGTATGAGCTGGCCTCGCAAGAAGCTTGAGTTGCTTGCTGCTGATGAGCCTTACTCTTTTGTTGGGGGTCCGTTTGGCTCGAAACTTACTTCGCGTGATTATTCTGATCAAGGTATTCCTGTGATTCGGGGATCCAATCTAAACAACGGTCGTTTCCTAGATATGAACGAATTCGTTTACGTCTCCGATTCAAAAGTCCGCAAGGACCTATCCGGCAATCTTGCTAAACCAGGTGACTTAGTTTTCACACAGCGTGGTACCCTTGGCCAAGTAGCAATCATTCCAAAAGAAGGTATATCAGATCGATATGTTGTTTCCCAGAGTCAAATGAAGCTGACTGTTGACGACACCAAAGCAGACCAATTCTTTCTGTACTACTATTTTTCCAGCCGTGAAGTCATTGATAGGATTACGAATTTTACGTCCTCATCTGGTGTTCCCCATATCAATTTGACAGTGCTTCGCAATTTTGAGATTCCGGTTCCTCCACTTGAGATCCAGAAGTCAATCGCCTCCATCCTTTCCGCCTACGACGACCTGATCGAGAACAACCGGCGGCGCATACAGCTGCTGGAGCAGGCGGCGCGGCTGCTCTACAGGGAGTGGTTCGTGCACCTGCGCTTCCCCGGCCACGAGCACGTCAGGATTATGGACGGGGTGCCGGAGGGGTGGGAGAGAAAGACCGCATTTGATGAAATGGATATTCTGAGCGGCGGGACACCGAAGACAGGCGTACCGGACTATTGGAATGGCGACATACCTTTCTTCACCCCAAAGGACTCCATGGATTATGCATATGCTCTCGCCACGGAAAAGCGATTAACTGAGGAGGGTCTTCGCAACTGCAACAGCAAGTTATACCCCAAAGACACCATATTTATCACAGCACGGGGGACGGTGGGAAAGATCAATCTCGCCCAGACTGCAATGGCTATGAATCAATCGTGTTATGCTCTGATTGGGAAACCTCCCCTCAATCAATACTACCTATATTTTGCACTCGTTGATGGAGTGGAACAATTCAGGAGTCGTGCGGTTGGAGCGGTGTTTGATGCAATCATTCGCGAGACATTCAATCAGATTCCATTCATTGTTCCCGATGACAAGATCATTCAATCATTCACAGAGCATGTAGTCCCAATAATTAAGCAG